In one Streptomyces venezuelae genomic region, the following are encoded:
- a CDS encoding LysR family transcriptional regulator, with the protein MMQVSGSNPVLDANLAIALDALLTEESVTKAAARLHTSPAAMSRTLGRLRRILRDPLLVRAGQVMVPTPRAIALREEAAGVVRRLTALLTPETPVDPATLSSTFTVQAADLIGAALAPALLRLSRQEAPGVSLRMRAEELEAGPALRDGRVDLEIGSIDHVDPETRVEDLVTLRMAAAVRPGHPLTGKPLTPARLAAAEHVVVSRRGRFSGAMDAALAGHGLQRRVIAVLPSHLAAMTFAAVSDVVCLVPAAPVGEPPSPITAPASVLGLHVLDIPLSLPPLTIGMAWHPRHTADGAHQWLRGAVRQIFGTTELPGASEQRDV; encoded by the coding sequence ATGATGCAGGTCAGTGGCTCAAATCCAGTTCTCGACGCCAATCTCGCCATCGCGTTGGACGCCCTTCTGACGGAGGAGAGCGTCACGAAGGCCGCCGCTCGTCTGCATACGTCGCCTGCCGCCATGAGCCGTACGCTCGGCCGCCTCCGGCGCATCCTCCGCGACCCGCTCCTGGTCCGCGCGGGGCAGGTCATGGTCCCCACGCCCCGTGCCATCGCCCTGCGCGAGGAGGCCGCCGGAGTCGTGCGGCGCCTCACGGCGCTGCTCACCCCCGAGACTCCCGTCGATCCGGCCACCTTGAGCAGCACGTTCACCGTCCAGGCCGCCGACCTGATCGGCGCCGCGCTGGCGCCCGCCCTGCTGCGGCTGTCGCGTCAGGAGGCGCCGGGGGTCTCCCTACGGATGCGGGCCGAGGAGCTGGAGGCGGGACCGGCGCTCCGTGACGGCCGCGTCGACCTGGAGATCGGATCCATCGATCATGTCGACCCCGAGACGCGGGTGGAGGATCTGGTGACCCTGCGGATGGCGGCGGCCGTCCGCCCCGGCCACCCCCTCACCGGCAAGCCGCTGACCCCTGCCCGGCTCGCCGCGGCCGAACACGTGGTGGTCAGCCGCCGCGGCCGCTTCTCGGGCGCGATGGACGCGGCCCTGGCCGGACACGGTCTGCAGCGGCGTGTGATCGCGGTCCTGCCCAGTCACTTGGCCGCTATGACCTTCGCGGCTGTCAGCGACGTCGTCTGCCTCGTCCCCGCGGCGCCCGTCGGTGAGCCTCCTTCCCCCATCACCGCGCCCGCGTCCGTCCTGGGGCTGCACGTGCTCGACATCCCGCTGTCCCTGCCGCCGTTGACCATCGGCATGGCCTGGCATCCCCGGCACACGGCCGACGGCGCGCATCAGTGGCTGCGGGGGGCGGTGCGCCAGATCTTCGGTACGACCGAGCTGCCCGGCGCGTCGGAACAGCGTGACGTGTGA